One window from the genome of Bacteroidota bacterium encodes:
- a CDS encoding alpha/beta fold hydrolase translates to MNLFYKQYSQTGKPLFIFHGLFGMLDNWHNVAQQLAADYAVYTVDLRNHGQSPHSDEMNYSLMADDIAQLLVSLKYEKAHILGHSMGGKAVMTFALKYPAMIDKLIVADIGVKEYKRGHDDIFDAIIPLKLETFETRGDIDRHLTPLLPEFSTRQFILKNLARNADGGFYWKMNVESIYKNYENIVGPIKSAKPYMGETMFLRGGNSKYVTDEDWTDIQTLFPNAKLSTIEGAGHWVHAENPAAVVAYVKEFLS, encoded by the coding sequence ATGAATTTGTTTTATAAGCAGTATAGCCAAACAGGCAAGCCTTTGTTTATTTTTCATGGGTTATTCGGGATGTTGGATAATTGGCACAACGTAGCCCAACAACTGGCTGCCGATTATGCCGTTTATACTGTTGATTTGCGCAACCACGGGCAATCGCCGCACAGTGATGAGATGAATTACAGTTTGATGGCTGACGATATTGCGCAATTACTGGTATCGCTTAAATACGAAAAGGCTCACATACTTGGGCACAGCATGGGGGGAAAAGCGGTGATGACGTTTGCGCTTAAATACCCTGCAATGATTGATAAACTGATTGTGGCCGATATAGGTGTGAAAGAATATAAGCGCGGCCACGATGATATTTTTGATGCTATTATTCCGCTGAAACTTGAAACGTTTGAAACCCGCGGCGATATTGACCGACACCTTACTCCACTATTGCCTGAGTTTAGTACCCGCCAGTTTATTCTTAAAAACCTTGCCCGCAATGCTGATGGCGGTTTTTATTGGAAAATGAACGTTGAGTCTATCTATAAAAACTACGAAAATATAGTAGGGCCCATCAAGTCGGCCAAGCCGTATATGGGAGAAACAATGTTTTTGCGGGGAGGAAACTCGAAATACGTAACCGATGAGGACTGGACTGATATTCAAACCCTTTTCCCCAACGCAAAACTAAGCACTATTGAAGGTGCCGGTCACTGGGTGCACGCTGAAAACCCTGCCGCAGTTGTTGCCTATGTGAAAGAGTTTTTGAGCTGA